A part of Buchnera aphidicola (Sarucallis kahawaluokalani) genomic DNA contains:
- the rsmI gene encoding 16S rRNA (cytidine(1402)-2'-O)-methyltransferase, with the protein MQKNKNQKNGILYVVATPIGNMQDITYRAIKILHTVPLIAAEDTRHTKNLLKNFNIKNTTISLHKYNEHHITNKMLNLLHTKDIALVSNAGTPTIHDPGYHLIKSCHKNNITVVSIPGPCALIAALSVSGISGNNFYYQGFLPKKICLRKKLLTKIKYRKETTIFYESCHRILQSIQDIMMCLGNNRIIVLAKEITKKWEQIKYGTSTEIFSWLKEQTNRQKGEMIIIIKGIKIKKETITKKIHHTLSILLKEVKIKTAIQLTTNIYKIHKNQIYKYIIENFKK; encoded by the coding sequence ATGCAAAAAAATAAAAATCAAAAAAACGGAATCTTATATGTTGTAGCAACTCCCATTGGTAATATGCAAGATATTACTTATAGAGCAATAAAAATATTACATACAGTACCATTAATCGCAGCTGAAGATACACGACATACAAAAAATTTATTAAAAAATTTCAATATTAAAAATACAACCATATCGTTACATAAATATAACGAACATCATATTACAAATAAAATGCTTAATTTATTACATACAAAAGATATAGCATTAGTTTCTAATGCAGGAACACCTACAATACATGACCCGGGATATCACTTAATTAAATCTTGTCATAAAAATAATATCACAGTTGTTTCTATTCCTGGTCCTTGCGCATTAATTGCTGCTTTAAGTGTATCAGGAATTTCTGGAAATAATTTTTACTATCAAGGTTTTCTTCCAAAAAAAATATGTTTAAGAAAAAAACTATTAACCAAAATAAAATACAGAAAAGAAACAACTATATTTTATGAATCATGTCATAGAATTTTACAAAGTATACAAGATATAATGATGTGCCTCGGAAATAATAGAATTATAGTATTAGCAAAAGAAATAACAAAAAAATGGGAACAAATTAAATACGGAACATCTACAGAAATATTTTCTTGGTTAAAAGAACAAACAAATAGACAAAAAGGAGAAATGATCATTATAATTAAAGGTATCAAAATAAAAAAAGAAACTATAACCAAAAAAATACATCATACTTTATCAATATTATTAAAAGAAGTAAAAATAAAAACGGCAATACAATTAACTACTAATATATACAAAATACATAAAAATCAAATCTATAAATATATTATTGAAAATTTTAAAAAGTGA
- the aroC gene encoding chorismate synthase: MPGNTIGKIFKVHTFGESHGSELGCIIDGMPPGIKISKKYIQYELNRRKPGSSRYTTQRRESDKINILSGVFKGITTGTSIGLSIKNTDQRSQDYNHLENVFRPGHADYTYHKKYGIRDYRGGGRSSARETAMRVAAGAFAKQYLKNVYNINIRGYLSQLGSIKCPLTSWEEVNKNPFFCGDYNKINELKKKIIQLKKNGDSIGAKVTIISENIPIGLGEPVFDRLDADIAHGLMSINAVKGVEIGDGFSVVKQLGSNSRDEISKDGFLSNHSGGILGGISNGQPIITRIALKPTSSISIPIQTINKNNENINLQIKGRHDPCVGIRAVPIAEAMTAIVIMDHLLRFQAQCGKIGS; encoded by the coding sequence ATGCCAGGTAATACAATTGGTAAAATATTTAAAGTACATACTTTTGGTGAATCTCATGGTAGTGAATTAGGTTGTATCATTGATGGTATGCCTCCAGGAATAAAAATATCCAAAAAATATATACAATATGAATTAAATCGTAGAAAACCAGGATCATCTCGTTACACAACGCAACGTCGCGAATCAGACAAAATTAATATTTTATCAGGGGTATTTAAAGGAATCACTACAGGAACAAGTATTGGTTTAAGTATCAAAAACACCGATCAAAGATCGCAAGATTATAATCATCTAGAAAATGTATTTAGACCAGGTCATGCAGATTACACGTATCATAAAAAATATGGAATACGCGATTATAGAGGAGGGGGTAGATCTTCAGCAAGAGAAACAGCAATGCGCGTAGCAGCAGGAGCATTTGCTAAACAATACTTAAAAAACGTTTACAATATTAATATTAGAGGATATTTATCACAACTAGGATCTATTAAATGTCCACTCACATCTTGGGAAGAAGTAAATAAAAATCCTTTTTTTTGTGGTGACTATAATAAAATTAATGAATTAAAAAAAAAAATAATACAATTAAAAAAAAATGGCGATTCCATAGGAGCGAAAGTAACAATAATTTCAGAAAACATACCGATAGGATTAGGCGAACCAGTATTTGACCGATTAGATGCTGATATAGCTCATGGATTAATGAGCATTAATGCAGTGAAAGGAGTAGAGATAGGTGATGGATTTTCTGTAGTTAAACAACTAGGTAGTAACAGTAGAGACGAAATCTCAAAAGATGGATTTTTAAGTAACCATTCTGGGGGAATCTTAGGAGGAATTAGTAATGGACAACCCATTATTACAAGAATTGCACTAAAACCTACTTCTAGTATAAGTATTCCAATTCAAACAATTAACAAAAATAATGAAAATATCAATCTTCAAATAAAAGGTCGACATGATCCTTGTGTTGGTATCCGAGCAGTACCAATCGCTGAAGCGATGACTGCAATTGTTATCATGGATCATCTATTAAGATTTCAAGCACAATGTGGAAAAATTGGATCATAA
- the dapA gene encoding 4-hydroxy-tetrahydrodipicolinate synthase, with protein MFKGSIVAIITPMTEKGKICRNSLKKLVQYHIKNHTTAIVSVGTTGESATLNQEEHNYTILSTLEFADGKIPIIAGTGANSTYEAITLTKKLENSGIRGCLSVVPYYNKPTQNGLYQHFKSISENTNIPQILYNVPSRTGCDMLPETVIKLSKLNNIIGIKEATGDLTRIHQIKQYVKKNFLIISGDDTTALDFMQLGGDGVISVTANIAAQEMSQMCLLALQNDFINARIINKKLMPIHQALFLESNPIPIKWAAFKLGMINNDTLRLPLTTLSYTTQKILQKALIKSKMIS; from the coding sequence ATGTTTAAAGGTAGTATTGTTGCAATTATTACACCAATGACTGAGAAAGGAAAAATTTGTCGTAATAGTCTAAAAAAGCTTGTTCAATATCACATTAAAAACCATACAACCGCTATTGTTTCTGTTGGTACAACTGGAGAATCTGCAACATTAAATCAAGAAGAACATAATTATACTATATTATCAACGTTAGAATTTGCAGATGGAAAAATACCAATTATAGCAGGAACTGGTGCAAATTCAACATATGAAGCTATTACATTAACAAAAAAACTTGAAAACTCTGGAATTCGTGGGTGTCTCAGTGTTGTACCTTATTATAATAAACCAACACAAAATGGATTATATCAGCATTTTAAATCAATCTCTGAAAATACAAATATTCCGCAAATATTATATAACGTACCTAGTAGAACTGGTTGTGATATGCTACCCGAAACCGTTATTAAATTATCAAAGTTAAATAATATTATAGGAATTAAAGAAGCTACAGGTGATCTTACAAGAATTCATCAAATTAAACAATACGTTAAAAAAAATTTTCTAATTATCAGCGGAGATGATACTACTGCTTTAGATTTCATGCAACTTGGAGGCGACGGAGTAATATCAGTTACAGCAAATATAGCTGCACAAGAAATGTCACAAATGTGCCTGTTAGCTTTACAAAATGATTTTATTAATGCCAGAATCATTAACAAAAAATTAATGCCAATACATCAAGCATTATTTTTAGAATCTAATCCAATTCCTATAAAATGGGCGGCATTTAAATTAGGTATGATCAATAATGATACATTACGATTACCTTTAACAACATTATCGTATACTACACAAAAAATATTACAAAAGGCGCTTATAAAATCAAAAATGATATCTTAA
- the rpmG gene encoding 50S ribosomal protein L33, which translates to MAKSKREKIKLLSSAGTKHFYTTTKNKGSKKNKIQLKKYDPIKRKHVLYQETKIK; encoded by the coding sequence ATGGCTAAGAGTAAAAGAGAAAAAATTAAATTATTATCTTCGGCTGGAACTAAACATTTTTATACTACTACAAAAAATAAAGGATCTAAAAAAAATAAAATACAATTAAAGAAATATGACCCAATTAAAAGAAAACATGTTCTCTATCAAGAAACAAAAATTAAATAA
- the hisG gene encoding ATP phosphoribosyltransferase → MFNKNRLRIAIQKSGRLSKESIKLLTQCGVKINFKQQQLISFSENMPIDVVRVRDDDIPGLVMDQVVDLGIIGENVIEEESLRRNIQPEDLLYTIVQRLDFGFCRLSLAIPINHEYVNIQSLNDLRIATSYPYLLKKYLDKKNINFTFFILNGSVEVAPSAGLSDAICDLVSTGATLEANRLKEVEVIYSSTACLVSRLGYISEAKKILINKLMIRIQGVIKARESKYIMLHAPYDKLQSVISLLHGAEHPTISKLAGETDKVAIHMVSSETVFWETMEKLKILGASSILVLPIEKMME, encoded by the coding sequence ATGTTTAATAAAAATCGTTTACGTATTGCTATACAAAAATCTGGACGTTTAAGCAAAGAATCTATCAAATTATTAACACAATGTGGTGTTAAAATTAATTTCAAACAACAGCAATTAATTTCTTTCTCTGAAAATATGCCAATTGATGTTGTAAGAGTTAGGGATGATGATATTCCTGGTTTAGTGATGGATCAAGTAGTTGATTTGGGGATTATTGGTGAGAATGTCATAGAAGAAGAATCTTTAAGAAGAAATATACAACCAGAAGATTTACTGTATACTATCGTACAACGTTTAGATTTTGGATTTTGCAGATTATCTTTAGCTATTCCTATTAATCATGAGTATGTTAATATTCAATCATTGAATGACTTACGTATCGCAACTTCTTATCCTTATTTATTAAAGAAATATTTAGATAAAAAAAATATAAATTTTACTTTTTTTATATTAAATGGTTCCGTAGAGGTTGCTCCGAGTGCAGGGTTATCTGATGCTATATGTGATTTAGTTTCTACGGGCGCAACTCTAGAAGCTAATCGATTAAAAGAAGTAGAAGTGATTTATTCTTCTACGGCATGTTTAGTATCTCGATTAGGATACATATCTGAAGCAAAAAAAATATTAATTAATAAGTTAATGATACGTATTCAAGGCGTAATTAAAGCAAGAGAATCTAAATATATTATGTTGCATGCTCCGTATGATAAATTACAATCTGTAATTTCTTTATTACATGGTGCAGAGCATCCAACAATATCTAAATTAGCAGGTGAAACAGATAAAGTTGCTATACATATGGTAAGTAGTGAAACTGTATTTTGGGAGACCATGGAAAAATTGAAAATCTTAGGTGCAAGTTCAATTTTAGTTTTACCAATTGAAAAAATGATGGAATAA
- the tal gene encoding transaldolase — MNQLNDLKKFTRIVVDSGDISEISAYKPSDATTNPSLILKTIFIPGYKKLIQDAIHYGKQHGRSEKDKIIYASDKIVVNIGAEILKHIPGRVSSEIDARISFDQFLCIEKAKRIINMYEDLGISRSKVLIKLAATWECIQAARELEKDNINCNLTLLFSFAQAKACAEANVFLISPFVGRIYDWYYENKLIEKYHSSIDPGVLSVKKIYSYYKKHNYKTIIMGASFRNIEQILELSGCDCLTISPVLLEKLQNNSNRVTRKLIPSDRIIKPTSCLTEPNFRWEHNQDRMAVEKLSEGIRQFSLDQEKLEKILYSMF, encoded by the coding sequence ATGAATCAATTGAATGACTTAAAAAAATTTACAAGAATTGTTGTAGACAGTGGTGATATTTCAGAAATTAGTGCATATAAACCAAGTGATGCAACAACAAATCCATCGTTAATATTAAAGACAATTTTTATTCCTGGATATAAAAAGTTAATACAAGATGCTATTCATTATGGTAAACAACATGGACGTTCTGAAAAGGATAAAATTATATATGCCAGTGATAAAATTGTAGTTAATATCGGCGCCGAAATATTAAAGCATATACCAGGAAGAGTTTCAAGTGAAATAGATGCTAGAATATCTTTTGATCAATTTTTATGTATTGAAAAAGCTAAAAGAATCATTAATATGTATGAAGATTTAGGTATATCTCGATCAAAAGTATTAATTAAATTAGCTGCAACTTGGGAGTGTATTCAAGCTGCACGTGAATTAGAAAAAGATAATATTAATTGTAATTTAACACTATTATTTTCATTTGCACAAGCTAAAGCATGTGCTGAAGCAAATGTATTTCTTATTTCACCGTTTGTGGGAAGAATTTATGATTGGTATTATGAGAATAAATTAATCGAGAAGTACCATTCAAGTATTGACCCAGGTGTTTTATCTGTTAAAAAGATATATTCATATTATAAGAAACATAATTATAAAACTATTATTATGGGTGCAAGTTTCCGTAATATAGAACAAATTTTGGAATTATCTGGTTGTGATTGTTTGACAATTTCTCCTGTTTTATTAGAAAAATTACAAAATAATTCTAATAGAGTTACTAGAAAATTGATTCCTAGCGATAGAATTATAAAGCCTACATCTTGTTTAACGGAACCTAATTTTAGATGGGAACATAATCAAGATCGTATGGCTGTTGAAAAATTATCAGAAGGAATACGTCAATTTAGTCTTGATCAGGAAAAATTAGAAAAAATATTATATTCAATGTTTTAG
- the dapE gene encoding succinyl-diaminopimelate desuccinylase — MYCPVVDLSKVLISIPSISPLDLKCQHVICKRLLALGFNVMLFKNKDTNNLWAYRGVGLTFTFAGHTDIVPAGNLVNWNTHPFIPVIDNNILFGRGTSDMKGSLAAMIIAVERFILYRNKSLGRLAFLITSDEESSAEDGTIRIVEYLKSISDGINYCIVGEPTSSNIIGDTIKIGRRGSLHAHISIYGIQGHIAYPQFAENPIHRSILFLKKFVNTIWSSGNIHFYPTSMQISNIYTKNNHENIIPGELHIRCNFRFGTDISVDSIQMKLYNLLNSSNLKYTVKWRLSGKPFVTTSKYLIELVKQSIQSITSTNVSLSTDGGTSDGRFIKDISLELLELGLRNNTIHQVNECVSVHDLQLLSKIYEDILHKIFFKI, encoded by the coding sequence ATGTATTGTCCAGTTGTTGATTTATCTAAAGTTTTAATATCGATACCTTCGATTAGTCCATTAGATTTAAAATGTCAACATGTTATTTGTAAAAGGTTATTAGCATTAGGTTTTAATGTTATGTTATTTAAAAATAAAGATACAAATAATTTGTGGGCGTATCGAGGAGTAGGTTTGACTTTTACTTTTGCTGGACATACAGATATTGTACCCGCAGGAAACTTAGTAAATTGGAACACACACCCATTTATTCCTGTTATTGATAATAATATTTTATTTGGTCGTGGTACATCAGATATGAAAGGATCTTTAGCAGCTATGATTATAGCTGTTGAACGATTTATACTTTACCGAAATAAATCTTTAGGTAGGTTAGCGTTTTTAATTACATCTGATGAAGAATCTTCTGCAGAAGATGGTACAATACGTATTGTAGAGTATTTGAAGTCTATATCGGATGGTATTAATTATTGTATTGTAGGTGAACCTACAAGTAGTAATATTATTGGAGATACTATAAAAATTGGTAGAAGAGGTTCATTACATGCTCATATATCTATTTACGGAATTCAAGGTCATATAGCTTATCCTCAGTTTGCTGAAAATCCTATTCATCGTTCTATATTATTTTTAAAAAAATTTGTTAACACAATCTGGTCTTCAGGTAATATTCATTTTTATCCAACTAGTATGCAAATTTCTAATATATATACTAAAAATAATCATGAGAATATTATCCCAGGAGAATTACATATTAGATGTAACTTTAGATTTGGAACAGATATTTCAGTTGATAGTATTCAAATGAAATTATATAATTTATTAAATTCTTCTAATTTAAAGTATACAGTAAAATGGAGATTATCAGGTAAACCATTTGTTACAACTTCTAAATATTTGATAGAATTAGTTAAACAGTCTATTCAAAGTATTACTTCTACGAATGTTAGTTTATCAACAGATGGCGGAACTTCGGATGGTCGTTTTATAAAAGATATTAGTTTAGAATTATTGGAATTAGGATTGAGGAATAATACTATACATCAGGTGAATGAATGTGTGAGTGTACATGATTTACAATTATTAAGTAAAATATATGAAGATATTCTTCATAAAATATTTTTTAAAATATAG
- a CDS encoding beta-ketoacyl synthase N-terminal-like domain-containing protein, producing MKRVVITGFGIISSIGNDKNTVLSSLKKSKSGIVFSKKMKDFGMKSHVWGKINLEIKNIRRNFFRFMNYASIYAYFAMKQAIHDSLLNKQKYQNNYRIGVISGIGCNFFRENLYSINTKKTPYFLMKNMHSNISACLSTFYKIRGISYSISAACSTALNCINDAVRLIKHGYQDIIFAGGAEEVSCELAAHFDRINALSKRYNAFPSQASRPYDIYRDGFVISGGAGIIVLEELEHALSRKARIYAEIIGYGSASDGINMIRPSGCGLTQSMKLAIQSSQNVHIDYINTHGTSTQAGDLVELKAIKEIFKNTIPYISSTKSITGHALGASGVQEIIYIILMMYNNFIAPTINIDVIEPFAKKMNIISKVKLYNIFVAMCNSCGFGGVNASIILKKYN from the coding sequence GTGAAAAGAGTTGTGATTACAGGTTTTGGTATCATTTCTAGTATTGGAAATGATAAAAATACAGTCTTATCTTCTTTAAAAAAATCAAAATCAGGTATTGTTTTTTCAAAAAAAATGAAAGATTTTGGTATGAAAAGTCATGTTTGGGGAAAAATAAATTTAGAAATTAAAAACATTCGTCGTAATTTTTTCAGATTTATGAATTATGCATCAATTTATGCTTATTTTGCTATGAAACAAGCTATTCATGATTCTTTATTAAATAAACAAAAATACCAAAATAATTATCGTATTGGTGTAATTTCAGGTATTGGATGTAATTTTTTTAGAGAAAATCTTTATTCTATAAATACAAAAAAAACTCCTTATTTTCTAATGAAAAATATGCATTCTAATATTTCTGCGTGTTTGTCTACTTTTTATAAAATACGTGGTATTAGTTATTCTATTAGTGCAGCCTGTTCAACTGCATTAAATTGTATTAATGATGCAGTTAGATTAATTAAGCATGGTTATCAAGATATTATATTTGCTGGAGGTGCTGAAGAAGTAAGTTGTGAATTAGCTGCGCATTTTGATAGAATTAATGCTCTTTCTAAAAGATATAATGCTTTTCCTAGTCAAGCATCACGTCCATATGATATATATCGTGATGGTTTTGTTATTTCTGGAGGTGCCGGGATTATAGTATTAGAAGAATTAGAGCATGCATTATCTAGAAAAGCTCGAATTTATGCAGAGATTATTGGTTATGGTTCTGCGTCAGATGGTATAAATATGATTCGTCCTTCTGGATGTGGATTAACACAATCAATGAAATTAGCTATACAATCTTCTCAAAATGTACACATTGATTATATTAATACACATGGTACATCAACACAAGCTGGAGATTTAGTAGAATTAAAAGCTATTAAAGAAATTTTTAAAAATACTATACCATATATTTCTTCTACTAAGTCTATTACCGGTCATGCTTTGGGAGCATCAGGAGTGCAAGAAATTATTTATATTATTTTAATGATGTATAATAATTTTATTGCTCCTACTATAAATATTGATGTGATAGAACCATTTGCAAAAAAAATGAATATTATATCGAAAGTTAAATTATATAATATATTTGTTGCAATGTGTAACAGTTGTGGTTTTGGCGGTGTTAATGCATCGATTATATTAAAAAAATATAATTAA
- the smrB gene encoding endonuclease SmrB → MKNNKHYNSNDNFYFKEETKDVKKMKQDTVFHAKPYKLHKKYLNKRNLCNQDAHTQFFNSNIPNKNITENPVSYVREKFLKTELNKLKNKIYVPEIFLDLHGFNQYQAKKELGKLIFICNKEKIFCFAVIHGHGKNILKNYLPIWLSKHPDVLAFYQLPKKCGRNTTLFVLIDYKKDNK, encoded by the coding sequence ATGAAAAATAATAAGCATTATAATTCAAATGATAATTTCTATTTTAAAGAAGAAACAAAAGATGTAAAGAAAATGAAACAAGATACTGTATTTCATGCTAAACCATATAAACTACATAAAAAATATCTTAATAAACGTAATTTATGTAATCAAGATGCACATACCCAATTTTTTAATTCTAATATTCCAAATAAAAATATTACCGAAAATCCTGTTTCATATGTTCGAGAGAAATTTTTAAAAACTGAATTAAACAAATTAAAGAATAAAATTTATGTTCCAGAGATTTTTTTAGATTTACATGGTTTCAATCAATATCAAGCAAAAAAAGAATTAGGTAAATTAATTTTTATTTGTAACAAAGAAAAAATATTTTGTTTTGCCGTCATTCATGGTCATGGTAAGAATATTTTGAAAAATTATCTTCCTATTTGGTTGTCAAAACATCCAGATGTTTTAGCATTTTATCAATTACCCAAAAAATGCGGAAGAAATACTACATTATTTGTATTAATTGATTACAAAAAAGATAATAAATAA
- the rpmB gene encoding 50S ribosomal protein L28, translated as MNTMCMITKKKPMFGNNRSHALNATKKKFLPNLQYRKLWMPIKKKFIKIRISAKEIKIIDKIGIENFLKLK; from the coding sequence ATGAATACAATGTGTATGATTACTAAAAAAAAACCAATGTTTGGTAATAATCGATCACATGCACTAAATGCTACGAAAAAAAAATTTCTTCCCAATTTACAATATCGTAAATTATGGATGCCTATAAAAAAAAAATTTATTAAAATCAGAATCTCTGCTAAGGAAATAAAAATAATCGATAAAATAGGAATTGAAAATTTTTTAAAATTAAAATAG
- the ppa gene encoding inorganic diphosphatase, giving the protein MNLKNVPAGKNIPHDIYVIIEIPYQSYPIKYEIDKKTNNLFVDRFIPTAMFYPCNYGYINQTLSDDGDPLDVLIPVPYKLQFSCVIRCRPIGMLSMVDESGTDNKIIAVPHKKICSDYKNIQDIDDLSIDYKTQITHFFQHYKDLEKKKWVKIIGFENTKSAKSQITQSIEKYLTYHKK; this is encoded by the coding sequence ATGAACTTAAAAAATGTTCCTGCAGGTAAAAATATCCCGCATGATATATATGTTATTATTGAAATACCATATCAATCATATCCTATAAAATATGAGATAGATAAAAAAACAAATAATTTATTTGTTGATCGATTTATACCGACGGCTATGTTTTATCCATGCAATTATGGTTACATTAATCAAACATTATCTGATGATGGTGACCCATTAGATGTATTAATTCCTGTTCCATATAAACTGCAATTTAGTTGTGTTATCCGGTGTCGTCCCATAGGAATGTTAAGTATGGTTGACGAATCTGGTACAGATAATAAAATTATAGCTGTTCCACATAAAAAAATTTGTTCTGATTACAAAAACATACAAGATATTGACGATCTATCTATAGATTATAAAACACAAATCACACATTTTTTTCAACATTATAAAGATTTAGAAAAAAAAAAATGGGTAAAAATTATTGGATTTGAAAATACTAAATCTGCAAAATCACAAATCACACAGTCGATTGAAAAATATTTAACATATCATAAAAAATAA
- the tkt gene encoding transketolase, which produces MCSRIALANAIRVLSIDAVQKANSGHPGASMGMADIAEVLWRSFLQYNPNNPYWDNRDRVILSNGHASALLYSVLHLTGYDISIDDLQDFRQLHSKTPGHPEVGCTPGIEVTTGPLGQGLACGVGMSIAEKILASYFNRPQYNIVDHYTWIFAGDGCLMEGISHEACSLAGTWKLGKLIVLYDSNKISIDGNTRNWFSDNTEQRFQSYNWHVINNVDGHDSNSIIQAMKIAKSVTDKPSIIIFNTTIGFGSPNKSGTAEVHGAPLGEKEVILTKKKLNWKYPPFYIPDEIYDHWDFRNIGSKLEENWNALFAKYKIDYPDLSAEYTRRMSGLLPVDWSKKLLQIIKNVKHDYPIATRQSSQNILENFGKILPELLGGSADLAPSNLTMWSGSVAIHQKKSGNYIHYGVREFGMTSIANGISQHGGFIPYTATFLVFSDYSKNAIRMSALMGTRQIMLYTHDSIGLGEDGPTHQPVEQLSNLRSIPNMSVWRPSDTSETFVAWKLAIERYQGPTALVLSRQNLEQISRNENQLHNIARGGYVLRNFGNTIDIIFIATGAEVQLAILAASKIYDLGYGVRVVSMPSTDIFDSQDDAYKKSVLPKTIKNRIAIEAGKSDFWYKYVGYSGLIFGIDRFGESAPAGDLFKKFGFTVNNIVCNVKKFLDGTFSSYKIYK; this is translated from the coding sequence ATGTGTTCTAGGATAGCGTTAGCCAATGCAATTCGAGTTTTAAGTATCGATGCAGTGCAAAAAGCAAACTCTGGTCATCCCGGAGCATCTATGGGTATGGCTGATATAGCTGAGGTATTATGGAGAAGTTTTTTGCAATATAATCCAAATAATCCATATTGGGACAATAGAGATCGTGTTATTTTGTCTAATGGTCATGCCTCAGCGTTATTATATAGCGTATTACATTTAACAGGATATGATATATCAATAGATGATTTACAAGATTTTAGACAATTACACTCTAAAACTCCAGGTCATCCAGAAGTAGGATGTACTCCAGGAATTGAAGTTACTACTGGACCATTAGGTCAAGGATTAGCTTGCGGAGTTGGGATGTCTATTGCTGAAAAAATACTTGCATCGTACTTTAATCGACCACAATATAATATTGTAGATCATTATACTTGGATATTTGCAGGTGATGGTTGTTTAATGGAAGGTATTTCGCATGAAGCGTGTTCCTTAGCAGGTACCTGGAAATTAGGAAAATTAATTGTATTATATGATAGTAATAAAATTTCTATCGATGGTAATACTCGTAATTGGTTTAGTGATAATACTGAACAACGATTTCAATCATATAATTGGCATGTGATAAATAATGTAGATGGACACGATTCTAATTCTATTATTCAAGCTATGAAGATTGCTAAATCAGTGACTGATAAACCATCTATCATTATTTTTAATACTACTATCGGATTTGGTTCACCAAATAAATCTGGTACAGCGGAGGTTCATGGTGCACCATTAGGTGAAAAAGAAGTTATATTAACTAAAAAAAAATTAAATTGGAAATATCCTCCATTTTATATTCCAGATGAAATTTATGATCATTGGGATTTTCGTAATATTGGAAGTAAATTGGAAGAAAATTGGAATGCACTTTTCGCAAAATATAAAATAGATTATCCAGATTTATCAGCGGAATATACTCGTCGTATGTCTGGTTTATTACCTGTAGATTGGTCCAAGAAGTTATTACAGATTATTAAAAATGTTAAACATGACTATCCTATTGCTACACGTCAATCATCGCAAAACATTTTAGAAAATTTTGGTAAAATATTACCAGAATTGTTGGGTGGATCTGCAGATTTAGCTCCTAGTAACTTGACAATGTGGTCTGGTTCTGTTGCAATACATCAAAAAAAATCAGGTAATTATATTCATTATGGTGTACGTGAATTTGGTATGACTAGCATTGCTAATGGTATATCGCAACATGGTGGTTTTATTCCTTATACGGCTACTTTTTTAGTGTTTTCAGATTATTCCAAAAATGCGATTCGTATGTCTGCATTGATGGGTACTAGGCAAATCATGCTATATACACATGACTCAATTGGATTAGGAGAAGATGGACCCACACATCAACCGGTAGAGCAGTTATCTAATTTAAGATCTATACCAAACATGAGCGTTTGGAGACCTAGTGATACCTCAGAAACTTTTGTTGCTTGGAAGTTAGCTATAGAACGATATCAAGGTCCTACTGCTTTAGTATTATCACGACAGAACTTAGAACAAATATCACGTAATGAAAATCAGTTGCATAATATTGCTCGTGGTGGATATGTTTTAAGAAATTTCGGTAATACGATTGATATTATTTTTATTGCTACAGGTGCGGAAGTGCAGTTAGCAATTCTAGCTGCAAGTAAAATTTACGATTTAGGGTATGGTGTGCGTGTTGTTTCTATGCCATCAACTGATATTTTTGATAGTCAAGACGATGCTTATAAAAAATCAGTATTACCAAAAACAATTAAAAATCGTATTGCCATTGAAGCTGGAAAGTCTGATTTTTGGTATAAATATGTTGGTTATTCCGGTCTTATTTTCGGTATAGATAGATTTGGGGAATCTGCACCTGCAGGTGATTTATTTAAAAAATTTGGTTTTACAGTAAATAATATAGTGTGTAATGTAAAGAAATTTTTAGATGGTACCTTTTCTTCATATAAAATATATAAATAG